Genomic segment of Nocardiopsis mwathae:
TGTACCCCGTGCAGCTCCGGGTGGCGGGGGCGGTCGGCGGCGTTGACCGCGTCCATGACGGCCAGCCCCGCGGCGCGGATGTCGGATTTGCGGTCGCGGTCGAAGGGCAGGCCGAGGTCGTCGAGGTCGACGATCGCGAAGAAGTTGCCGCCGTAGGCGAGGTCGTAGCGCACCGCACCGTGGCCCGGCACGTCGACCTCGGCGCCGAGCCGGTCGCAGTAGGCGGGGACGTTGCCGATGGCCACCTCGCGTGCGGCACCGTCCTCGACCGTGACGAGCGCGTCCACCGGTCCCGCCGGGGTGTCCAGCCGGATGGTGGTGACCGGCTCCGCCACCTTCACCATCCCCGTCTCCACCAGGACCGTGGCCACCCCGATCGTGCCGTGCCCGCACATCGGCAGACAGCCGCTGACCTCGATGTAGACGACGCCCCAGTCGGCGTCGCCGCGGGTCGGCGGCTGCAGGATCGCGCCGCTCATGGCGCTGTGTCCGCGCGGTTCGTCGACCAGGAACCGGCGGATGTGGTCGAGGTGGGCCATGAAGTACCGGCGCCGCTCGGCCATGGTCGCCCCCGGGATGGGTCCGACGCCGCCGGTGACGACGCGGGTGGGCATCCCCTCGGTGTGCGAGTCGACCGCACTGATGATCCGGTCAGTGCGCACCGCCGGCCGCCTTTCGCTGCGCCGCGCTCCGCGAAGCGTCCGCCCCGGCGCCTTGGGGCGTGCGCCCGGTCCCCTGCTGCTGTGCTTCGCGCGGCCGCGGTGTCTCCAGCGTCGCGATGTGGGCCATGGCCTGCCGCGCCGCGGCCATGACCTCGTCCCGGTGTTCGGCGACGAGCGGGCCGCGCGGCGGGCGGCAGGGCCCGCCCTTGCGCCCCGCCATGTCCATCGCCGCCTTCACGGCCTGCACGAACTCGGTACGCGAGTCCCACCGGAAGAGCGGGAGCAGCGCGGCGTGCAGCTCCTCGGCCTGTCCGGCCTCACCCGCGCGGATCAGGTCGAACATCCGCACGCACTCCACCGGGAAGGCGTTGGGGAACCCCGCGAACCAGCCGGTGGCGCCGTCGGCCAGGTTCTCCCAGAGGAGGTCGTCGGCCCCGGCGACCACCTGGAGGTCGGGGGCGAGCTCGCGGATCCGCGCGACCCGGGCCGGGTCGCCGGAGAACTCCTTGACGGCGACGACGTTGTCGATCCCGGCCAGCTCCGCGATGAGGTCGGGGGTCAGGTCGACCCTGGTGTCGGTCGGGTTGTTGTACAGCATGACCGGCAGCCCGACCGCGGCTACCGCCGCGTAGTGGTCGCGGATCTCGGCGCGGTTGGCCCGATACATCGTCGGCGGCAGGCACAGCACGGCGTCCGCGCCGTCCTCGGCCGCACACCGCGCCCAGTATTGCGCCTGGTGTGCGCCCGCCCCGTGCACGCCGGCGACGACGATGCCGACCCCGTCGACCGCCTCGACCGCGGTCCGGACGACGGCCCGGCGCTCCGTATCGGTCAGGGAGGAGTATTCCCCCAGCGACCCGTTGGGGCCGACGCCGCGGCAGCCGCTGGAGATCAGCCAGCGGCAGTGGTGGGCGTAGCCGTCGTGGTCCACGGCCAGGCCCCCGGGCGCGGACGCGTCGCG
This window contains:
- a CDS encoding proline racemase family protein: MRTDRIISAVDSHTEGMPTRVVTGGVGPIPGATMAERRRYFMAHLDHIRRFLVDEPRGHSAMSGAILQPPTRGDADWGVVYIEVSGCLPMCGHGTIGVATVLVETGMVKVAEPVTTIRLDTPAGPVDALVTVEDGAAREVAIGNVPAYCDRLGAEVDVPGHGAVRYDLAYGGNFFAIVDLDDLGLPFDRDRKSDIRAAGLAVMDAVNAADRPRHPELHGVHGCSHVQFVAPGSTAEYSRNALVVHPGWFDRSPCGTGTSARMAQLHARGELALDTEFVNESFIGTRFKGRLTGETRVGARPAVVPEISGRAWITGTANYTLDPTDPFPAGFAF
- a CDS encoding dihydrodipicolinate synthase family protein — its product is MAATHPATDLGGVVVATALPYRRDASAPGGLAVDHDGYAHHCRWLISSGCRGVGPNGSLGEYSSLTDTERRAVVRTAVEAVDGVGIVVAGVHGAGAHQAQYWARCAAEDGADAVLCLPPTMYRANRAEIRDHYAAVAAVGLPVMLYNNPTDTRVDLTPDLIAELAGIDNVVAVKEFSGDPARVARIRELAPDLQVVAGADDLLWENLADGATGWFAGFPNAFPVECVRMFDLIRAGEAGQAEELHAALLPLFRWDSRTEFVQAVKAAMDMAGRKGGPCRPPRGPLVAEHRDEVMAAARQAMAHIATLETPRPREAQQQGTGRTPQGAGADASRSAAQRKAAGGAH